One Halovivax ruber XH-70 genomic region harbors:
- a CDS encoding universal stress protein yields the protein MYDAILAATDGSDGAAAALEHAIALGETTGATVHVVTVVESTDNPMKFGTAEVDELNRAAEEIVDEIVDAYDGEGVDITGDVRRGRPSEALRAYAEEADVDLIVVGERGAGGVAGALLGSTADRLSRTATVPVTVVPVEAE from the coding sequence ATGTACGACGCGATCCTGGCGGCCACCGACGGGAGCGATGGGGCGGCGGCCGCCCTCGAGCACGCAATCGCGCTGGGCGAGACGACGGGTGCGACGGTCCACGTGGTCACCGTCGTCGAGAGCACGGACAACCCGATGAAGTTCGGGACCGCCGAGGTGGACGAGCTCAACCGCGCGGCGGAGGAGATCGTCGACGAAATCGTCGACGCTTACGATGGCGAGGGCGTCGACATCACGGGCGACGTTCGCCGGGGCCGGCCGTCGGAAGCGCTCCGTGCGTACGCCGAGGAAGCCGACGTCGACCTGATCGTCGTCGGCGAACGCGGCGCGGGCGGCGTCGCTGGCGCCCTGCTCGGCAGCACGGCCGACCGGCTCTCCCGGACGGCCACCGTTCCGGTGACGGTCGTTCCGGTCGAGGCGGAGTGA
- the uvrA gene encoding excinuclease ABC subunit UvrA — translation MTAEHIEVRGAEEHNLKDLDVSIPRESLTVVTGLSGSGKSSLAFETIYAEGQRRYIESLSAYARNFLGQMDKPQVETVEGLSPAISIDQKNAANNPRSTVGTVTELHDYLRLLYARVGTPHCPDCGREVGEQSAQNMVERIFELPEGTRLKLAAPVVRDQKGAFEDLFDELVSDGYARVEVDGEEHDLTLDRPDLDENYDHTIDVIVDRVKVGPEDRPRIVDSVETALDEADGVLKLILPDPPEAAADDLGEEARRTGDLGAVTDDEAGDDADATDAQDRLVVEFSQELACTHCGIDIPEIETRSFSFNSPHGACPECEGLGETKEIDEDLVIQDSSKTLKNVFEPWSYSRSYYQTRLDAVAEHFDVSLSTPFEDLAPDVQDAFLYGTSEQVLFERSTRSGSRRKRQRFEGVIPNLERRYVETDSDSTREHIEDFMSATACPACDGTRLKPASRAVLVDDTSITAINAMSIGDALAHFESMEADLTERERTIAEEILKEIRARLGFMVEVGLEYLTLDREASTLSGGESQRIRLATQIGAGLVGVLYVLDEPSIGLHQRDNDRLLNTLAELRDLGNTLIVVEHDEETMRRADTIVDMGPGPGKRGGEVVVNGPIEEVKACEDSITGDYLSGRRQIPVPQERREADGHLTIEGARQHNLHDLDVELPFGCFTAITGVSGSGKSTLMHDILYKGLAREMNNNLSVVPGEHDAIDGIDEIETVRLIDQSPIGRTPRSNPATYTNVFDHVRELFAQTSLSKQRGYEVGRFSFNVKGGRCEECGGQGTVKIEMNFLSDVYVPCEECGGERYNDATLDVTYKGKTISDVLDMSVEEAYDFFESSGQIRRRLQLLKDVGLDYMRLGQPSTTLSGGEAQRIKLAEELGKKDSGNTLYLLDEPTTGLHSEDERKLIDVLHRLTDNDNTVVVIEHELDLVKNADHIVDLGPEGGENGGELVATGTPEEVARTEGSYTGQYLRDLLPDVDLDGPRGQRVEPVTAPATDDD, via the coding sequence ATGACCGCCGAGCACATCGAGGTCCGCGGTGCCGAAGAGCACAACCTGAAAGACCTCGACGTCTCGATCCCCCGGGAGTCGCTGACCGTCGTCACCGGTCTCTCGGGTTCGGGCAAGTCCTCCCTCGCCTTCGAGACGATCTACGCCGAAGGCCAGCGACGCTACATCGAGAGCCTCTCCGCGTACGCCCGGAACTTCCTGGGCCAGATGGACAAACCCCAGGTCGAGACCGTCGAGGGCCTCTCGCCCGCGATTTCGATCGACCAGAAGAACGCCGCGAACAACCCCCGCTCGACCGTGGGGACCGTCACGGAGCTGCACGACTACCTTCGCCTCCTCTACGCCCGCGTGGGGACGCCCCACTGCCCGGACTGTGGTCGCGAGGTCGGCGAGCAGTCGGCCCAGAACATGGTCGAGCGCATCTTCGAGCTGCCCGAGGGCACCCGCCTGAAGCTCGCCGCACCCGTCGTCCGTGACCAGAAGGGCGCGTTCGAGGACCTCTTCGACGAACTCGTCTCGGATGGGTACGCCCGCGTCGAGGTCGACGGCGAGGAACACGACCTCACGCTCGACCGCCCCGACCTGGACGAAAACTACGACCACACGATCGACGTGATCGTGGATCGGGTGAAGGTCGGTCCCGAAGACCGGCCGCGCATCGTCGACAGCGTCGAGACGGCCTTAGACGAGGCCGACGGCGTCCTCAAGTTGATTCTGCCCGACCCCCCCGAGGCCGCCGCCGACGATCTCGGCGAGGAGGCCCGGCGGACGGGCGATCTGGGGGCGGTGACCGACGACGAGGCTGGCGACGACGCCGACGCGACCGACGCCCAGGACCGGCTCGTCGTCGAGTTCTCGCAGGAACTGGCCTGTACCCACTGCGGGATCGACATCCCGGAGATCGAGACCCGAAGCTTCTCCTTCAACTCGCCCCACGGCGCCTGCCCGGAGTGTGAGGGTCTCGGCGAGACCAAGGAGATCGACGAGGACCTCGTCATCCAGGATTCATCGAAGACGCTCAAGAACGTCTTCGAGCCCTGGAGCTACTCGCGATCGTACTACCAGACGCGACTCGACGCCGTCGCCGAGCACTTCGACGTCTCGCTGTCGACGCCGTTCGAGGACCTGGCTCCGGACGTGCAGGACGCCTTCCTCTACGGGACGAGCGAGCAGGTGCTCTTCGAGCGCTCGACGCGAAGCGGCAGCCGCCGCAAGCGCCAGCGGTTCGAGGGCGTCATTCCCAACTTAGAACGGCGTTACGTCGAGACGGACTCGGACTCGACCCGCGAGCACATCGAGGACTTCATGTCCGCGACCGCCTGCCCAGCCTGTGACGGCACCCGCCTGAAGCCGGCCTCGCGGGCCGTGCTGGTCGACGACACCTCGATCACCGCGATCAACGCGATGAGTATCGGCGACGCGCTCGCCCACTTCGAGTCGATGGAGGCCGACCTCACCGAGCGCGAGCGGACCATCGCCGAGGAGATCTTGAAGGAGATCCGCGCGCGGCTCGGCTTCATGGTCGAAGTCGGCCTCGAGTACCTCACACTCGACCGGGAGGCCTCGACGCTCTCGGGTGGTGAGAGCCAGCGCATCCGCCTGGCGACCCAGATCGGCGCCGGCCTCGTCGGCGTGCTCTACGTCCTCGACGAGCCGTCGATCGGGCTCCACCAGCGCGACAACGACCGACTGCTGAACACCCTGGCAGAGCTTCGCGACCTCGGCAACACCCTCATCGTCGTCGAACACGACGAGGAGACGATGCGCCGGGCGGACACCATCGTCGACATGGGCCCTGGGCCCGGCAAGCGCGGCGGCGAGGTCGTCGTCAACGGCCCGATCGAGGAGGTCAAAGCCTGCGAGGACTCGATCACCGGCGACTACCTCTCCGGGCGCAGACAGATCCCCGTTCCCCAGGAGCGCCGCGAAGCTGACGGCCACCTCACGATCGAAGGCGCCCGCCAGCACAACCTGCACGACCTGGACGTCGAGTTACCCTTCGGCTGTTTCACCGCGATCACCGGCGTCTCCGGTTCGGGCAAGTCGACGCTGATGCACGACATCCTCTACAAGGGCCTGGCACGGGAGATGAACAACAATTTGAGCGTCGTCCCCGGCGAACACGACGCGATCGACGGCATCGACGAGATCGAGACGGTCCGCCTGATCGATCAGTCGCCGATCGGTCGGACCCCGCGATCCAATCCGGCGACCTACACGAACGTCTTCGATCACGTCCGCGAGCTGTTCGCCCAGACCTCGCTCTCGAAACAGCGCGGCTACGAAGTCGGGCGCTTCTCGTTCAACGTCAAAGGCGGGCGCTGCGAGGAGTGTGGCGGCCAGGGGACGGTCAAGATCGAGATGAACTTCCTCTCGGACGTCTACGTCCCCTGCGAAGAGTGTGGCGGCGAGCGCTACAACGACGCGACGCTCGACGTGACCTACAAGGGCAAGACCATCTCGGACGTCCTCGACATGAGTGTCGAGGAGGCCTACGACTTCTTCGAATCCTCGGGACAGATCCGTCGGCGCCTTCAACTCCTCAAAGACGTCGGCCTCGACTACATGCGCCTCGGCCAGCCCTCGACGACGCTCTCGGGCGGCGAGGCCCAGCGGATCAAACTCGCCGAGGAACTCGGCAAGAAAGACAGCGGCAACACGCTCTACCTGCTCGACGAGCCCACGACAGGGCTGCACTCCGAAGACGAGCGCAAGCTCATCGACGTCCTCCACCGCCTGACCGACAACGACAACACCGTCGTCGTCATCGAACACGAACTCGATCTCGTGAAGAACGCCGACCACATCGTCGACCTCGGCCCCGAGGGCGGCGAGAACGGCGGGGAACTCGTCGCGACTGGCACGCCGGAAGAAGTCGCGCGTACGGAAGGGTCCTACACCGGCCAGTACCTGCGCGACCTCCTCCCCGACGTCGACTTAGACGGTCCGCGCGGCCAGCGCGTCGAGCCGGTCACGGCGCCCGCGACGGACGACGACTGA
- a CDS encoding flavodoxin domain-containing protein — translation MVSFLIPYGTGEGQTEKVATHIGDAIAKRGHDVTAVDVNEMAPDVVVDDFEAVLVGASVHAGNHQTAVANFVRTNQDGLAVKPTAFFQVSLSSASEDGRAQAAEYVEKFVEDTGWHPDRIGLFGGALRYSKYGFLKRLFMKQIAKRTMSDLPDADTAGDVEFTDWHEVEAFAADVASFVEGRLGQTPPSKEGNGST, via the coding sequence GTGGTTTCGTTCCTGATACCTTACGGAACCGGTGAGGGCCAGACAGAGAAAGTGGCTACCCACATCGGCGATGCGATCGCGAAGCGTGGACACGATGTCACCGCAGTGGACGTCAACGAGATGGCTCCGGACGTTGTCGTCGATGACTTCGAGGCGGTGCTCGTCGGGGCGTCCGTCCACGCCGGCAACCACCAGACAGCGGTTGCCAACTTCGTCCGAACGAACCAAGACGGACTGGCGGTGAAACCGACCGCGTTCTTTCAGGTGTCACTCTCGTCGGCGAGCGAAGACGGACGGGCGCAGGCTGCTGAATACGTCGAGAAGTTCGTCGAGGACACCGGGTGGCATCCAGATCGAATCGGCCTCTTCGGCGGCGCGTTGCGCTACTCGAAGTACGGATTCCTCAAGCGATTGTTCATGAAACAGATCGCCAAACGGACCATGTCCGACCTGCCTGACGCGGACACCGCTGGAGACGTCGAATTCACGGACTGGCACGAGGTCGAGGCGTTCGCCGCCGATGTCGCCTCGTTCGTCGAAGGTCGGCTCGGACAGACGCCTCCCTCGAAGGAGGGAAACGGGTCCACCTGA
- a CDS encoding Acg family FMN-binding oxidoreductase: MDTHDLTKDVWRIDAAEFPADGSIEKRARFLLRYAILAPSSHNSQPWAFTVDGGSIEIHAAEDRWLDAADPDKRELYVSLGCAIENLCIAAAHFDLGYEIEYHDDATPISVVTLRPDAKPPSDRSFGLFGAITERTTNHLPFEATAVSDALLEQLRACVIEDDVSVRLVADPELNESIAALQAEADQRQLADSAYRRELGYWIGTGALGDSWLKARIGQAVVSHLNVGSREAQKNSKLVRSAPIVAVLTTDSDAPTVRVETGRSFQRLALAASAEGVAVHPMSQILERPAMRAELATLLDADDALPQHLFRLGYAAEEAGHTPRWPLEKFLVERT; this comes from the coding sequence ATGGATACCCACGACCTGACGAAGGACGTGTGGCGAATCGACGCCGCGGAATTCCCAGCTGACGGGTCGATCGAGAAACGGGCTCGGTTCCTCCTCCGGTACGCGATTTTGGCACCTTCGAGTCACAACTCCCAGCCCTGGGCGTTCACGGTCGACGGCGGTTCGATCGAGATCCACGCCGCCGAGGACCGCTGGTTGGATGCAGCCGATCCGGACAAGCGGGAGTTGTACGTAAGCCTCGGGTGTGCGATCGAGAACCTGTGCATCGCCGCGGCACACTTCGATCTCGGTTACGAGATCGAATATCACGATGACGCCACTCCAATATCGGTCGTGACGTTGCGTCCGGATGCCAAACCGCCATCGGACCGTTCATTCGGGTTGTTCGGCGCGATTACGGAACGAACGACGAACCATCTCCCATTCGAGGCCACTGCCGTCTCCGACGCGCTCTTGGAGCAGTTGCGGGCGTGCGTGATCGAGGACGACGTTTCCGTGCGCCTAGTAGCCGATCCCGAGCTGAACGAGTCGATCGCGGCGTTACAGGCCGAAGCCGACCAGCGACAGCTGGCGGACTCGGCGTACCGGAGGGAGTTGGGGTACTGGATTGGAACCGGTGCCCTCGGCGATTCCTGGCTGAAGGCGCGAATCGGCCAGGCGGTCGTCAGCCACCTGAACGTGGGGAGTCGCGAGGCCCAGAAGAACTCGAAACTCGTCCGAAGCGCTCCGATCGTCGCCGTGCTGACTACGGATTCGGACGCGCCGACGGTGCGAGTCGAGACCGGCCGGAGCTTTCAGCGATTGGCCCTGGCCGCGTCGGCCGAGGGGGTCGCGGTCCACCCGATGAGCCAAATTCTCGAACGACCGGCGATGCGGGCGGAACTCGCTACGCTCCTCGACGCCGACGACGCGTTGCCCCAGCACCTGTTTCGGCTCGGCTACGCCGCGGAAGAAGCGGGGCACACGCCCCGCTGGCCGCTCGAAAAGTTCCTCGTCGAACGGACCTAA
- a CDS encoding serine hydrolase, which produces MDSRSRRSVLGGLAALGAASVFAPPITSEENAALPCAQTDDGHLANPDAFESFLDGLVTAQLEAHEIPGATVAVVDGDETFAKGYGFGDLESRTPVRGNETLFRIGSLSKLFTWTAVMQGVERGRLEPDVDVTRYLDEVEIPATYEQPITLDHLGTHTAGFEDRAHGTFVVDKTDLQPLEQSLVESQPARVRPPGQFTAYSNYGAALAGHIAATTAGTSFQRYVDEKIFEPLSMSRSTFTQPVPDDLRIDLATGYTATDGGYQDGDFEFVGMPPTGAMSTTATDMARFVRAHLQDGTVDTGQLLDSETITEMHRRRFANDDRVNGMAFGFYEMSRHGVRVIGHAGDTPTFHSLLFLLPDHDVGAFVAYNSPGGVDAREEFIDELVDRYFSIDEPPVAVPDSRPTRESDLVGTYRSLRRPYTTSEKFIGFGETVSVSIDERGRLVTTNAGETKRWVEEEPLFFREIRGPDQLAFRETDGAVTHLFLGSRPPSAYERLSILERPRVHGAIIASSVLTFVASLVGWSGAALRRRYRGAGRSRDDSLLRFARWTGGLAAACFLLFLVGFVAGLAVRPTEFLYGDRLLFRLLTIPSLLGAAASIVTAVLAGIAIRTRAWGPLLRISYMVVALAAIAFTALLWYWNLLWYQM; this is translated from the coding sequence ATGGACTCCCGCTCGCGCCGATCTGTTCTCGGCGGACTCGCCGCTCTCGGAGCAGCAAGCGTTTTTGCTCCTCCAATCACCAGTGAAGAAAACGCGGCTCTACCCTGTGCGCAAACAGATGACGGACATCTGGCCAATCCGGACGCGTTCGAGTCCTTTCTCGACGGTCTGGTAACCGCCCAGTTGGAGGCCCACGAGATACCGGGTGCCACGGTCGCCGTCGTTGACGGCGACGAAACGTTTGCGAAGGGATACGGGTTCGGCGACCTCGAATCGAGAACGCCAGTTCGGGGCAACGAAACGCTCTTTCGCATCGGTTCGCTGTCGAAACTGTTCACCTGGACTGCCGTGATGCAAGGCGTCGAACGGGGACGGCTCGAACCCGACGTCGACGTTACCCGGTACCTCGACGAGGTCGAAATTCCCGCGACGTACGAGCAACCGATCACACTTGACCACCTCGGGACGCACACGGCCGGATTCGAAGATCGGGCCCACGGGACGTTCGTGGTGGACAAGACCGATCTCCAACCACTGGAGCAGTCCCTCGTCGAATCGCAACCTGCTCGCGTCCGGCCGCCGGGTCAATTCACCGCCTACTCGAACTACGGTGCCGCGCTGGCGGGCCACATAGCCGCAACGACTGCCGGGACGTCGTTTCAGCGGTACGTCGACGAGAAGATATTCGAACCGCTCTCGATGTCCCGGAGCACGTTTACCCAGCCGGTCCCGGACGATCTTCGTATCGATCTTGCAACGGGGTACACAGCCACGGACGGCGGGTACCAGGATGGTGACTTCGAGTTCGTCGGCATGCCGCCAACGGGTGCGATGAGTACGACCGCGACCGATATGGCACGGTTCGTCCGGGCCCACCTTCAGGACGGAACCGTCGATACCGGACAGCTCCTCGACTCGGAAACGATCACAGAGATGCACCGACGGCGATTCGCGAACGACGACCGAGTGAACGGGATGGCATTCGGCTTTTACGAGATGAGTCGCCACGGGGTGCGCGTGATCGGTCACGCCGGTGACACGCCGACGTTTCACAGTCTCCTCTTTCTCCTCCCAGATCACGACGTTGGGGCGTTCGTTGCGTACAACAGCCCGGGAGGAGTCGACGCTAGAGAGGAGTTCATCGACGAGTTGGTCGACCGATACTTCTCCATAGACGAACCACCAGTTGCGGTTCCAGATAGCCGGCCGACGCGCGAATCGGACCTGGTGGGGACGTATAGATCGCTCAGGAGGCCCTATACGACCTCCGAGAAGTTCATCGGGTTCGGCGAGACCGTCTCCGTCTCGATCGACGAGCGAGGACGGCTAGTTACGACGAACGCCGGGGAAACGAAGCGGTGGGTCGAAGAAGAGCCGCTCTTCTTCCGGGAAATCCGCGGCCCCGACCAGCTCGCATTCCGCGAGACAGACGGAGCCGTCACGCATCTCTTTCTGGGGAGCCGACCCCCCTCAGCCTACGAGCGGCTCTCGATCCTGGAGCGACCGCGGGTTCACGGTGCGATCATCGCCAGCTCGGTACTCACGTTCGTGGCCTCCCTGGTCGGCTGGTCCGGCGCAGCCCTCCGTCGCCGGTATCGTGGCGCTGGACGATCACGGGACGATTCGCTGCTACGGTTCGCACGGTGGACTGGCGGCCTCGCAGCCGCCTGTTTCCTCCTCTTTCTCGTCGGTTTCGTGGCAGGACTGGCGGTGCGACCGACCGAGTTCCTGTACGGAGATCGGCTCCTGTTCCGGCTCCTCACGATCCCCTCACTCCTCGGTGCAGCAGCGAGCATCGTGACGGCCGTCCTGGCCGGCATTGCAATTCGGACGCGAGCGTGGGGCCCCTTGTTGCGAATCTCTTATATGGTGGTCGCTCTCGCCGCAATCGCGTTCACGGCATTGCTCTGGTACTGGAACCTCCTCTGGTATCAGATGTGA
- a CDS encoding PAS domain-containing sensor histidine kinase, translating to MRFAPEPVVRALRHHSVTLVGGGFLAVAAAYAAFHEGSLSLVLLDVFLLVLVGIALLWDGFRTFDESPSPRRTELVAAGTLLFAVFGALFAGWAVVLVELRLGRSVDYLQIGLLGFTIGGALGAMVGHIHASLSAKNRETTRLSRAMDSSMDGMAIIEDGEHVYVNDAYAELYDFPGPALLEGESWYRLYTSESLATIEREVIPKLTEQRYWRGRLTGRRADGTTFPKEVTSSAVEDGHVIVVRDVSTQRQREQRIQVLNRVLRHNLRNTFTVIQGHANLLAEKAPELAQGHVEPIRNEITDLLATADKARGLEQTLEGPTEVQQIDPSEAVRTVVDRATATYPSASIHSHVEESGLQAVDARIVEALNELVDNAVEHAPCPDPTVEVAVETVETGGTSRLEFTVVDDGPGIPEADRRAIIDGEETPLEHGSGLGLWLVNWIVSNTGGDIAFAQPSSGGTEVTITYGDDESQAADGLGQLATA from the coding sequence ATGCGCTTCGCCCCGGAGCCAGTCGTCCGTGCCCTCCGTCACCATTCGGTGACACTCGTCGGTGGAGGCTTTCTGGCTGTCGCCGCCGCGTACGCGGCCTTCCACGAGGGTTCGCTGTCGCTCGTGCTCCTGGACGTGTTTTTGCTCGTGCTGGTCGGGATCGCGCTGCTGTGGGATGGGTTCCGGACGTTCGACGAGTCACCGTCACCGCGGCGCACGGAACTCGTCGCTGCCGGGACGCTCCTCTTCGCCGTCTTCGGTGCGCTATTTGCCGGCTGGGCGGTCGTGCTGGTCGAGTTGCGTCTCGGCCGGTCAGTCGACTATCTCCAGATCGGACTCCTCGGGTTCACCATCGGAGGCGCCCTCGGCGCGATGGTCGGTCACATCCACGCATCGCTGTCGGCGAAGAACCGGGAGACGACTCGGCTCTCGCGCGCGATGGACAGCTCGATGGACGGGATGGCGATCATCGAGGACGGTGAACACGTCTACGTCAACGACGCCTACGCCGAACTCTACGACTTTCCTGGCCCAGCTCTCCTCGAGGGTGAGTCGTGGTATCGTCTCTACACCAGCGAGTCGCTCGCGACGATCGAACGCGAGGTGATCCCGAAACTGACCGAACAGCGCTACTGGCGCGGTCGGTTGACCGGTCGGCGAGCCGACGGCACGACGTTTCCCAAAGAGGTTACCTCCTCCGCGGTCGAGGACGGCCACGTCATCGTCGTCCGCGACGTCTCGACACAGCGCCAGCGCGAACAGCGCATCCAGGTCCTGAATCGCGTCCTGCGACACAACCTGCGAAACACGTTCACGGTGATTCAGGGCCACGCCAATCTCCTCGCCGAGAAGGCGCCGGAGCTGGCCCAGGGCCACGTCGAACCCATCCGAAACGAGATCACCGATCTGCTCGCGACCGCGGACAAGGCTCGCGGCCTCGAACAGACGCTCGAAGGGCCCACCGAGGTCCAGCAGATCGATCCGTCCGAGGCCGTTCGCACCGTCGTCGATCGGGCGACGGCGACGTATCCGTCCGCCTCGATTCACTCTCACGTCGAGGAGTCCGGGCTGCAGGCGGTCGACGCCCGGATCGTCGAGGCGCTGAACGAACTGGTCGACAACGCGGTCGAACACGCACCGTGCCCGGACCCGACCGTCGAGGTGGCAGTCGAGACCGTCGAGACGGGTGGAACGAGCCGACTCGAGTTCACGGTCGTCGACGACGGCCCAGGCATCCCCGAGGCCGATCGACGCGCGATCATCGACGGGGAGGAGACGCCGCTCGAACACGGGTCCGGTCTTGGCCTCTGGCTCGTCAACTGGATCGTCTCCAACACCGGCGGCGACATCGCGTTCGCCCAACCCTCGTCCGGCGGGACCGAGGTGACGATCACGTACGGCGACGACGAGTCGCAGGCGGCCGACGGGCTCGGACAGCTGGCGACGGCGTGA
- a CDS encoding WD40/YVTN/BNR-like repeat-containing protein translates to MDVVHLALADTLLTVTGTGADASRRTRSLDAGRLECVASPPTDPTTVFVGTFDGGAVRLTDEGVESLDVGGELDGGDDPVTALAISPHDPDTVYAGTEPSRLYRSRDGGETWTHLAGIADLPSEPEWFFPPRPDTHHVRWIEVDQFDPDRLYVGIEAGAFLLSTDGGESWQERPPGARRDNHSLETHPDREGLVYAAAGDGFARSTDGGETWDHPQVGLDHRYCWSVVADPSDPESVLVSAASGASQAHRQGTADSYVYRLQSEDAWERLEGTGLPTGDGVVRAVFATTDEAGVVYGANNTGLYRSSDFGDSWRPVPIEWDDAFETQTPRGIVVRSD, encoded by the coding sequence ATGGACGTCGTTCATCTCGCACTGGCAGACACACTGCTCACGGTAACCGGGACGGGAGCCGATGCGTCGCGTCGAACCCGTTCGCTGGACGCCGGGCGACTGGAGTGTGTCGCCAGTCCACCGACCGACCCCACCACCGTGTTCGTCGGAACGTTCGATGGCGGTGCAGTTCGACTCACGGACGAGGGCGTGGAGTCGCTCGACGTCGGCGGTGAGCTCGATGGTGGCGACGATCCAGTCACGGCCCTGGCGATCTCGCCGCACGACCCGGATACCGTGTACGCTGGAACGGAGCCGAGTCGGCTCTACCGCTCTCGCGACGGCGGCGAAACGTGGACACACCTCGCTGGAATCGCCGACCTCCCCTCGGAGCCGGAGTGGTTCTTCCCACCGCGGCCGGACACCCATCACGTTCGCTGGATCGAGGTCGATCAGTTCGATCCGGATCGCCTCTACGTGGGCATCGAAGCGGGCGCGTTCCTGCTGAGTACGGACGGCGGCGAGAGCTGGCAGGAGCGACCACCGGGCGCACGACGTGACAATCACAGTCTGGAGACACACCCCGACCGAGAAGGACTCGTCTACGCCGCTGCAGGTGACGGGTTCGCCCGATCGACGGACGGCGGCGAAACCTGGGACCACCCGCAGGTCGGGCTCGACCACCGGTACTGCTGGTCGGTCGTCGCCGACCCCAGCGACCCCGAGTCGGTGCTCGTCTCGGCCGCCTCGGGTGCCTCGCAGGCCCACCGCCAGGGTACGGCCGACTCGTACGTCTACCGACTGCAAAGCGAGGACGCCTGGGAACGCCTCGAGGGGACTGGCCTCCCGACGGGCGACGGCGTCGTCAGGGCCGTCTTCGCGACGACGGACGAAGCGGGCGTCGTCTACGGGGCGAACAACACCGGCCTCTACCGGTCGAGCGACTTCGGCGACAGCTGGCGACCCGTCCCGATCGAGTGGGACGACGCGTTCGAGACGCAGACGCCCCGTGGGATCGTCGTGCGGAGCGATTAG
- a CDS encoding outer membrane protein assembly factor BamB family protein — protein MPSRRRFVAGAGGLAAAVVGVRAVRSDGLEPAPTDWPMPRHDAAGTGHNPAGSGPTDDVAVRWERETDDSFAGPAPPILVDGTLFAVGRRTHAAFDAATGERRFDRKGSYTSAPSWVGSNVYQTDTLAVTGRDGIFGLNAGGGYEVAGWSIGAERWHAPGRDPAGRLLGSPIATAPVAVDNTVIAAVPETRRFVALHGDSGRIEWEHTVGDTFGDPLHRPAVRDGVAYLASWPNFLHAVDVDSGDSLWEVELDADEILPPTATSEGVVVPDWNAVVLVDPTDGQTRWTYEYDGNATDGSAAVANDTVFLTDGDGFLHAIDLASGDEVWSVEYTRQVDPIVADGVVYVAYNWTNEVTAFDAATGDRLWTWESPYGLSQPIVGDGVLYAAGHERIVALEEA, from the coding sequence ATGCCCTCCAGACGCCGATTCGTCGCCGGGGCCGGTGGGCTCGCTGCCGCTGTTGTCGGCGTTCGAGCCGTTCGCTCGGACGGACTCGAACCGGCGCCGACGGACTGGCCCATGCCACGACACGACGCCGCCGGCACCGGACACAACCCCGCCGGCTCGGGACCGACCGACGACGTCGCGGTCCGCTGGGAGCGAGAAACCGACGACTCGTTCGCCGGTCCCGCCCCGCCGATCCTCGTCGACGGGACGCTCTTTGCCGTCGGTCGTCGGACGCACGCAGCGTTCGACGCAGCGACCGGTGAGCGACGCTTCGACAGGAAGGGATCGTATACCTCCGCTCCGTCGTGGGTCGGCAGCAACGTCTATCAGACCGATACGCTGGCGGTAACGGGCCGAGACGGGATCTTCGGACTGAACGCCGGCGGTGGCTACGAAGTGGCCGGCTGGTCGATCGGCGCCGAACGCTGGCACGCGCCAGGTCGGGACCCGGCCGGTCGATTGCTCGGTTCCCCGATAGCGACGGCACCGGTAGCCGTCGATAACACGGTTATCGCGGCCGTCCCCGAGACGCGTCGATTCGTCGCCCTCCACGGCGATAGCGGGCGCATCGAGTGGGAACACACCGTCGGTGACACGTTCGGTGACCCGCTCCACCGCCCGGCCGTCCGGGACGGCGTCGCGTATCTCGCGAGCTGGCCGAACTTTCTCCACGCGGTCGACGTCGACTCCGGTGATTCCCTGTGGGAGGTGGAACTCGACGCCGACGAGATTCTCCCGCCGACGGCGACCAGCGAGGGGGTCGTCGTCCCCGATTGGAACGCGGTCGTACTGGTCGATCCGACGGACGGCCAGACGCGGTGGACCTACGAATACGATGGCAACGCGACCGACGGGAGCGCCGCGGTCGCGAACGACACCGTCTTTTTGACCGACGGCGACGGATTCCTGCACGCGATCGACCTCGCGAGCGGGGACGAGGTCTGGTCCGTCGAGTACACCCGCCAGGTCGACCCGATCGTCGCCGACGGGGTCGTCTACGTGGCGTACAATTGGACGAACGAGGTGACCGCCTTCGATGCGGCGACGGGTGACAGGTTGTGGACGTGGGAGAGTCCCTACGGGCTCTCTCAGCCGATCGTTGGCGACGGCGTCCTGTACGCCGCTGGACACGAACGAATCGTCGCCCTGGAGGAAGCGTGA